In the Sediminibacter sp. Hel_I_10 genome, one interval contains:
- a CDS encoding VWA domain-containing protein: MKKENPQKKGFVFKPYEAPNLSPFDKLFEIFKELITHTSGDFDEAIDWLRQLDKEYELTTAEYTIDDFIEDLKQKGYIKEEIDPDGNGNGMAITAKTERAIRQQALEHIFGKIKRSGQGNHKSKSTGIGDEHTGDFKNYQFGDALDKVSMTESLRNAQINHGIGDFNLTEDDLVVEDTLHKSQMSTVLMIDISHSMILYGEDRITPAKKVAMALAELITTRYPKDTLDIIVFGNDSWQIEIKDLPYLKVGPYHTNTVAGLQLAMDLLRRKRNTNKQIFMITDGKPSCLRMPDGQYYKDSNGLNPYITNKCYAMAGQARKLHIPITTFMIAQDRYLMQFVQEFTRANQGKAFYTGLKGLGEMIFEDYETNRKKRIKG; the protein is encoded by the coding sequence ATGAAAAAAGAAAACCCACAAAAAAAGGGCTTTGTATTTAAACCTTACGAAGCGCCTAATCTGTCTCCTTTTGATAAATTATTTGAAATTTTCAAGGAACTGATTACCCATACTTCTGGCGATTTTGATGAAGCTATTGATTGGCTCCGTCAATTAGATAAGGAATATGAGCTCACAACAGCAGAATATACCATAGACGATTTTATTGAAGACCTTAAGCAAAAAGGATACATCAAAGAAGAAATTGATCCTGATGGTAATGGAAACGGCATGGCCATTACAGCCAAAACCGAAAGAGCGATACGGCAACAAGCGCTAGAGCATATCTTCGGAAAAATCAAACGCAGTGGTCAAGGCAACCATAAAAGTAAAAGCACAGGTATTGGCGATGAGCATACCGGTGATTTTAAAAACTATCAATTTGGTGATGCCCTAGATAAAGTGTCCATGACCGAAAGTTTGAGAAATGCTCAAATTAATCATGGCATTGGCGATTTCAATCTTACTGAAGATGACCTCGTTGTAGAAGACACCTTACACAAGTCTCAAATGAGTACGGTGCTGATGATTGACATTAGCCATAGTATGATTCTCTATGGTGAAGATCGTATCACGCCTGCTAAAAAAGTAGCGATGGCGCTCGCCGAGTTGATCACAACACGCTATCCTAAAGACACTTTGGATATTATTGTCTTCGGAAACGACTCGTGGCAGATTGAAATCAAGGATTTACCTTATCTCAAAGTTGGCCCATACCACACCAATACGGTTGCTGGATTGCAATTGGCAATGGATTTATTGAGAAGAAAGCGAAATACAAACAAGCAGATTTTTATGATTACGGATGGTAAACCTAGCTGTTTGCGAATGCCAGACGGGCAATATTACAAAGATAGCAATGGCCTAAATCCATACATCACCAATAAATGTTATGCAATGGCAGGCCAAGCCAGAAAATTGCATATTCCCATAACCACCTTTATGATTGCCCAAGATCGATATTTGATGCAATTTGTACAGGAATTCACTCGGGCAAACCAAGGTAAAGCCTTCTATACTGGTCTTAAAGGTTTGGGTGAAATGATATTTGAAGATTATGAGACCAATAGAAAAAAGAGGATTAAAGGATAA
- a CDS encoding sigma 54-interacting transcriptional regulator: protein MKIDHINTLAELKASGYQSKSIKDELRDNLIQKIKNKEATFEGVHGYENTVIPELERAILSRHNINLLGLRGQAKTRLARLMLNLLDEYIPYVDGSEINDDPLQPISRFAKERIAEEGDKTPIAWLHRSERFAEKLATPDVTVADLIGDVDPIKAANLKLSYADDRVIHYGMIPRANRCIFVINELPDLQARIQVALFNILQEGDIQIRGFKLRLPLDVQFIFTANPEDYTNRGSIVTPLKDRIGSQILTHYPTDIETARLITEQEAKTVEAQKSAILVPDLARDLLEQIVFEARDSEFIDAKSGVSARLSITALENLLSTAERRALRAGDDTTTLRLSDFVGIIPSITGKVELVYEGEQEGAAMVAYNLIGEAVKSLFPEFFPKIEKLKKDTDETPYDDIISWFFNQQDGFEILDDLRDKEYKALLDAVSPLNDLLAAHQPNLKREDSYFVKEFVLWALVEFKQLSKYRFTEGIQFKDPYGSYISGI from the coding sequence ATGAAAATAGATCATATAAATACATTAGCTGAATTAAAAGCATCAGGATATCAATCAAAATCTATTAAGGATGAATTGCGAGATAACTTGATTCAGAAAATAAAAAATAAAGAAGCAACCTTTGAAGGGGTACATGGCTATGAAAATACCGTAATCCCTGAACTGGAGCGCGCCATCTTATCAAGACATAACATTAATTTATTAGGTCTTCGTGGTCAAGCAAAAACACGTTTAGCACGTTTGATGCTCAACCTTTTAGATGAGTATATTCCCTATGTTGATGGTTCAGAAATTAACGATGACCCCTTACAGCCCATCTCAAGATTTGCCAAAGAACGCATTGCAGAAGAGGGAGATAAAACGCCTATTGCTTGGCTGCATAGAAGCGAACGTTTTGCTGAAAAATTAGCAACTCCAGATGTTACTGTTGCCGACCTTATTGGCGACGTAGACCCTATAAAAGCTGCTAATCTTAAATTGAGTTATGCCGACGATCGGGTAATTCATTACGGGATGATCCCAAGGGCCAATCGATGTATATTTGTAATTAATGAACTTCCTGATTTACAGGCAAGAATTCAAGTGGCACTGTTCAACATTTTACAAGAAGGCGATATTCAAATTAGAGGCTTTAAACTAAGATTACCTCTAGATGTTCAATTTATATTTACAGCCAATCCAGAAGATTACACCAATAGAGGTAGCATTGTTACCCCTTTAAAAGATAGAATTGGGAGTCAGATTTTAACTCATTATCCTACAGACATTGAAACAGCTCGACTCATCACTGAGCAAGAGGCAAAAACCGTTGAAGCTCAAAAAAGTGCGATATTGGTTCCAGATTTAGCAAGAGACTTATTAGAGCAAATTGTTTTTGAGGCTAGGGACAGTGAATTTATTGATGCCAAAAGTGGGGTTAGTGCGCGACTAAGCATTACCGCATTAGAGAATTTATTGAGTACTGCAGAGCGGAGAGCTTTAAGAGCTGGAGATGACACCACAACATTACGCTTAAGCGATTTTGTTGGGATCATTCCATCCATCACAGGTAAAGTAGAATTGGTGTATGAAGGTGAACAAGAGGGTGCTGCTATGGTGGCTTACAATCTTATCGGCGAAGCTGTGAAGAGCCTTTTCCCAGAATTTTTTCCGAAGATTGAAAAACTCAAAAAGGATACCGATGAAACGCCTTACGACGATATCATCTCGTGGTTTTTTAACCAACAAGACGGTTTCGAAATTTTAGATGATCTAAGAGATAAAGAGTATAAGGCTTTATTGGATGCTGTATCTCCATTAAACGATTTATTGGCAGCACATCAGCCAAATCTTAAAAGAGAAGACAGCTATTTTGTAAAAGAGTTTGTGTTATGGGCCCTAGTGGAATTCAAACAACTGAGCAAATACAGATTTACAGAAGGCATTCAGTTTAAAGACCCTTATGGCAGCTACATAAGTGGCATCTAA